A stretch of the Veillonella parvula DSM 2008 genome encodes the following:
- the rimP gene encoding ribosome maturation factor RimP has protein sequence MKREAVEEFVSSVVEGIIAGTDMELVDVDYVRERDWYLRVYLDKPGGVDLDDCQLVSEKLSAVLDEKDPITENYLLEVSSPGLDRVLKKDKDLVRYNGRDVDIQLFKAINGSKQFTGALQGFTDTTIEFTINGESMTFERSTIAQIRLHLDF, from the coding sequence ATGAAAAGAGAAGCAGTGGAGGAGTTTGTATCCTCTGTGGTTGAAGGTATTATAGCCGGCACCGATATGGAACTCGTCGATGTAGACTATGTACGTGAACGGGATTGGTATTTACGTGTCTACCTTGATAAACCAGGTGGTGTAGATTTGGATGACTGTCAGTTGGTGAGCGAAAAATTAAGTGCTGTCCTCGACGAAAAGGATCCAATTACGGAAAACTATTTATTGGAGGTATCTTCTCCCGGTCTTGATCGAGTTCTTAAGAAAGACAAGGACTTAGTTCGCTATAATGGCCGTGATGTAGATATTCAGTTGTTTAAGGCTATTAATGGTAGTAAACAATTTACTGGTGCATTACAAGGTTTTACAGACACAACTATCGAATTTACTATCAATGGTGAAAGCATGACATTTGAACGTTCTACCATTGCACAAATTCGATTACATCTTGATTTTTAA